Proteins from a genomic interval of Streptomyces sp. NBC_01445:
- a CDS encoding GNAT family N-acetyltransferase, with translation MRATGAPASSTRRIWSEPCDQVRDSRPGFGLVAAGEHGTVTGIIDVTVEVELATIDTVAVHPDHQNQGLGRRFLPGHAPVSARWVCCGRLDQGRSGRIALLSGYGLHREPALHPLMPAPYPPGSPI, from the coding sequence ATGAGGGCGACCGGCGCTCCAGCATCTTCTACAAGAAGGATCTGGTCTGAGCCATGCGACCAAGTCCGAGACAGCCGCCCCGGCTTCGGACTGGTCGCAGCCGGGGAGCATGGGACCGTCACCGGGATCATTGACGTCACTGTCGAAGTCGAACTGGCGACCATCGACACCGTCGCCGTTCACCCCGACCACCAGAACCAGGGCCTCGGTCGCCGCTTCTTGCCGGGGCACGCGCCTGTGTCAGCGCGCTGGGTGTGCTGTGGACGCTTGGACCAGGGACGATCCGGACGCATTGCGCTGCTATCGGGCTATGGGCTTCATCGAGAGCCAGCACTACATCCATTGATGCCAGCGCCGTACCCGCCCGGCTCGCCGATATAG
- a CDS encoding ADP-ribosylglycohydrolase family protein: MNRIQRAAGAVVGSAAGDALGGPFEFGPPGAFSARFPAPGAGSEMSGGGGWDPGEATDDTQMAVLVAESLLERGGLDLPDIFARFQRWAASEPKDIGLQTEDVLTNGMPWDLAAAIHSQVNRRAAGNGSLMRASTSAVHFAAAGQEATMDTARRIAALTHGDRAAWEGTAIFHELIRVTLEDTDPLTALPDVLALVHPDHRDRYATVLAPDWHPDQATEFNGAVWPCLGSAVWALRTTTSFEDAIRAAIDLGGDTDTVAAVAGGLAGAYYGLDAIPAHWTQPLHVPLPGFDGRVLHLTDLLHLAHRLGEGLSI, translated from the coding sequence ATGAACCGGATTCAGCGGGCCGCTGGCGCGGTCGTCGGCTCAGCGGCGGGTGACGCTCTGGGCGGCCCCTTCGAGTTCGGTCCTCCGGGAGCGTTCTCCGCACGGTTTCCCGCACCAGGTGCCGGTAGCGAGATGAGCGGAGGCGGTGGCTGGGACCCCGGCGAGGCCACTGACGACACGCAGATGGCCGTCCTGGTCGCGGAATCCCTGCTGGAGCGGGGCGGACTCGATCTGCCGGACATCTTCGCCCGCTTCCAGCGGTGGGCAGCATCAGAACCGAAGGACATCGGCCTGCAGACCGAAGACGTTCTGACCAACGGCATGCCCTGGGACCTCGCCGCCGCGATCCATTCCCAGGTCAACCGGCGAGCAGCGGGAAACGGCTCCTTGATGCGGGCATCGACCTCCGCGGTCCACTTCGCGGCCGCCGGCCAAGAAGCCACCATGGACACGGCCCGCCGTATCGCTGCCCTCACCCACGGAGACCGCGCGGCTTGGGAAGGCACCGCGATCTTCCACGAACTCATCCGCGTCACGCTCGAGGACACCGACCCCCTCACCGCGCTCCCGGACGTCCTGGCTCTTGTCCACCCCGACCACCGCGACCGCTACGCCACAGTCCTTGCGCCCGACTGGCACCCCGATCAAGCGACCGAGTTCAACGGTGCCGTCTGGCCCTGTCTGGGCTCCGCCGTCTGGGCCCTGCGCACCACCACCAGCTTCGAAGACGCGATACGCGCGGCGATCGACCTCGGCGGTGACACGGACACCGTCGCCGCGGTGGCCGGAGGCCTCGCAGGGGCGTATTACGGGCTGGATGCAATCCCCGCCCACTGGACCCAGCCGCTGCATGTCCCCCTCCCAGGATTCGACGGACGAGTGCTGCACCTGACAGACCTGCTCCACCTTGCACACCGCCTCGGAGAGGGGCTGTCGATATGA